Below is a window of Pyrobaculum aerophilum str. IM2 DNA.
TAGCTAAGAGGCTCAGACGGGCTATTGCCGGCTTGTGAAAACTTAAATAGTGAAATGTTGATAGGCATATGTCAATCTTTGACGAGTTTGAGAGATTTATGAGGAGGTGGCAGAAATTCTTCGAGGAAATTGAGAGGCAAATAGAAGAGGATTTCAGGAGATTCTCGGCACAGCCCCCTAGCTTTGGCAGCAGGCCTAGGTATTACTACTACGGCTTTGAGATAACCGTGGGCCCCGACGGCAAGCCCGTGGTGCGGGAGTTCGGCAACGTCCGCAGGAGGAGCGACGTGGAGAAAATAGAGGTAGTAGACGAAATAGATCCCCTGACTGACATAGTCGAGGAAGACGACAA
It encodes the following:
- the hsp20 gene encoding archaeal heat shock protein Hsp20 is translated as MSIFDEFERFMRRWQKFFEEIERQIEEDFRRFSAQPPSFGSRPRYYYYGFEITVGPDGKPVVREFGNVRRRSDVEKIEVVDEIDPLTDIVEEDDKIKVVVDMPGVEKDDIKLYISEDGKTLTIDAKGKERRYHKEIKLPAAVDPSKAKATYKNGVLSIELEKTEKKKKGFEIKID